Genomic segment of Vitis riparia cultivar Riparia Gloire de Montpellier isolate 1030 chromosome 19, EGFV_Vit.rip_1.0, whole genome shotgun sequence:
ttgacaTGTCATCAACATCAATTGACAATAACGTCAATTCACGACTAAACTCTTTCACGtgattatttatcttatatttattaatattatcatattttatatttcaattttttttctttccaaattttcttgGCTACCAATATTCACATCAagaattttacataaaaaataaataaaaacagcgatatattactttatttatctatatttctATCTCCCAAACTCAAGatgaacaaacaaacaaaaaaaaaaccttaaataaTCAAAGTcctttaaattagttttaacttaccataataaaaaaaaaaatcctaaagaaactgtgaaaaaaaaaaaatcataaacctTATTCCCAATAAACTCAAACTTATCTATAGTCCGCTAGGGTTTCACCCACTTTTAATGCCTACATTATTCAAACTACTTcacttttgtttaattttttaaaaaaattatcaaatcataaaataataatgataataaaataaatatccaaAAGAAGGGAAAATATTTATGTAAAGGAGTTTAGTTGTCAAGTAATATCGAATACATGACAAGTAAAATGGGCTTATTAGGGAATAATTAGATGACTATGCATgtatttcaaatcattttcaaataaatgaatataatatggatttaaaaaagttggaattctttttttttatatattttcatattaacgAGTCAAAACTTATTTTCCCCAAAAcgatttattatttagaataagttaattttttattattttatacctaaagatattttaaaatttacttaatgatattaagttattttattaattacatttaatatatttaatgatcATTAAGACATTTTAACTCCTTCAATTgatttgtaataatattttatctctcttatttatttatttttagtattttgcaTCTCAACCTTCTTACtcggtttttaaaaatctttatctttttcaatataaatatttttaagtaaaagttactactattttatattttaaaaaataaaaaatatattaaaaaataaccatTATTaatcatcaatataaatataaatttgactTAAATTTATTAGAGATAGTTAATGTTATCCTTAAtttatatattgatatttatatatttattatatactaatttgaattaaaataaaatataaaatttgaattagagtagaaaTTTACTATGAATTACATAAGAGCATTCTATTCTCATgatgatgaatatttatatacaaatatatttgaGTTATATCATAATTCAAACTCTATCTTATGCTATGATTCAAATAATAGTAAATTTatactttaattaaaattctatattatattttaatttaaactaatatataataaatagataaataccGATATgtaaattaaagataatattaacTGTATCTAATAAAATTCACCATAGGTcaaagtaattaaaatattgCTTCGTACCTTAGAAAAATTCATTGGAACATCtttgattgttattttttcttatgaataCTTTATTAGGAAATCACTAGGTGTGtagtatatataatataagggtttccgttgtgtatttaaaaaaaatatttttgtagaaatcataatagaaaaataattttaaaattacaatactTTTCAATTTTGAGTAGAATTTGCTTTTTTAAGAAATGAGTTTAGAGTAAAAGTgaacttatattttaaaaagatgagttcaatgtaaaaaaataatgatttttttttaaaagacaagcTTAGTATAAGAAGATTTAAGATAAAAAGATAACTCGTAATTGAAAATACGAATGTAAtacaaaaactaaatttatttttttaaaatacgaattcactttttacattaaatttgtattttccAAAGACGAGTTAAgtctaaaaataaaagaagtgaaaaaaaattgtatttttggatttatttttttatacaaccctattttaataatatttttttagaaaaaattccATAAGGTGTTAAATCCTTTTTAATTGAACCTGTCATGCCCATCTCATGATTCATGCCTTAATCTCTCATTTAATCCCAATTTAAATATGTACATTTTCAACCAAATTTATTGACAAACTTATGATATCCTAGCCCACTATGCGTGTTATCCACCCACGTGGCAGTGTTTGCAGCCTTCACTATAATGCTAAGACTCCAATCAAATCCTACGTCTTTGTCACCCGCAGGTAACCCAATCACGAGTGTAATAAATGTGTCTTCCTCAAGCCTCAGGGAATCAATTCCGTGGctgctttctctctctactttcTCTTTCTAAACCCACGACCATGGCTGCAGCAGTCTTGAATGGTCTGAAAATGGCTGCTACATCGCAAGCGTATCTGGAGAGCATGCCTGTGAATGACACGAGAAAGCTACTATCGGACCTCTGCCGTCACTTCTACGGCCTTGGTTGGGTTTCAGGGACGGGTGGCAGCATCACAATCAAGGTCCATGATGAATCCATCCCTAAGCCTCAACAGCTCATTGTCATGTCCCCTTCCGGTACTGTCCTCTTCTCGATTCTATTTGGTTTCTGGGTATTTTTTGCCGGTGcccaatttattgttttgattcatgttttttattttattttattttattttatttatttattttttatatgctcGATTGGATGGTTTGTTACCCGGTTGTTGTTTATTTATGCTCAGTTGGTTTTCTTGATTCTTTTTACTTCTGCTCGATTGCTTGTTTTCATTTACGGGTATTGTTTATTTACTCtcaattcattttttcattgcGGGTGCTGTTTACTTTAGCTCAATTAGTCGTTTTCATTTCTGGGTATTGTTTATTCATGCTCAATTTGTTGCCCTGATTACTGGGTATCGTTTATTTATGTTTAGTTCCTTGTTTTGATTGTGGGTGCTACTTATTTATACTCAACTCGGTGTTCTGATTTCTGGGTATGTTTATTTATGCACAATTGGTTGGTTCCGATTTCTGGGTGTTTTTTGTTTATGCTTAATTGTGATTATGCTTTTATTTCTgggtgttatttattttttgctcaATCGAGTCTCTTGATTTGAGGGTGTTGTTTAAATTGGTTATTTAATTTCTGGGTACTATTTATTGGTGCTCAATTGGTTATTTTTGTTTCTGTGTATTGTTTATTTATGCCCAATTGCTTGTTTGGATCTCCAGATAATgttaatttatgattaattggcagttttttatatgtttatcaGGGGTTCAAAAGGAAAGGATGGTTCCAGAGGACATGTATGTGTTATCTCCAAGTGGGTGTTTCTTGTCTTCCCCGTCTCCGAAGCCATACCCAAATAAGCCTCCCAAATGCAGTGATTGTGCTCCTCTTTTCATGAAGGTATgcattttttgtgtttcttaATTGTCATTAATTGTTAAACCAGCCTTAAAATGCAGTTCTTTTGCATGCTCTTTGAGTGATTTCTGGTGTTATTTATCAATgcatttttgtaaattaatGCAGAGCTGATATATAGTTGTTCATGAAGATAAttggaatttatgaaattatttgagctgccttttcttttcattgtatATTGATCAGATCATTGGTGATGTGGGATGGTGCTTTGTAATTATAGTAATTAATGTCATATCTAGGATTGCAATTTACTTGTTTggttactaaaaaaataaaggaaaatgaaaaaataaattttaaatctatggtttctgaaaaaaatcaaagactGAGCTTGAATAAGTCAAAAGGAGTATTAGTTGGAGGTTCTAATTTTATAATCTGCCACATAATGAAAATGGTGTGGCCATTTGAAAAGCTACAAGGAGTGGATTGGAGTTGTCTATGGGAAAGGTGAGATTCAAAGTACATGAGAAGTGATATGAAGTTTGGAAAGATATCTATTGGGGTAGAATACCTCTAATGAAGGAGTTTGTGTTGCTGTTTTGGGATGATAGTTGAAAAAGAAGCTTGGCAGGTGACCATGGGCTGTGGTGGGGGAAGCATGTTTTCATAGAACTTGCCATATATCAGGACCTTCTCCTCTGTGCTGTGGCTATGGAGGCGGGGGCTGCCACTGCCTGATACAGGCAGAAGTTGGGGGCAATGGATCTATCTGTGTCAAGTCTGTCAATACAATTAGGAGGATAGACAGCCCAATAAAAGAAATCGTATTCTGGCATCACTGGCACAGGTTTTTCTTCCATCTGCCTAGCTCCCCAAAAAAAGTGTCTGGTAGTTAGAAACTATTGATGCTTTTTTCTGGAAAGCTTTACTTGGTCAATCTGTATAGAGAGATGGATGACTGGGTGACATGGCATAGGACCTAAAATGGGTTATTTCTGGAATGTTTTACTCCAAGGTGTTGGTTACCAGTAGGGAGAAGGGGGTGGCAAAGAAGGTGTGAGTTCCTTTGGGTCCTTAAGAATTGTCATTTCTTACATGCACTGTGGTAAGGGATAAATCCTTGATAGTTAACCATTTGATTAATATCATGGATGATTCTGAGTAGGTCTATTTCTTCAACTGTTACCATTCTTCAAGTTTCTGAAAATTATCTTGTTTAGGATGTGACAATTGTATTTCATtaaccacacacacacacatgggcAATACAATTCTTAATGGTACGATCATGTCATAATCAAACACTCAGTTGTTATGATAGTCTGTTTATGTGTTTCTCTATTTTAGGTTGGAACAGGATTCTGGGGAatatggtttatttatttatttatttttatttttttattttattttgtgatagGTCTGTTGCTGAACAATATATTTATGCATTCCATTTGGATGGTAATCATTATTCAATCTGTGAAAGGCTGGCatgaatttttggatttttaattttattatttgagcgAATATAACACTGTTTTTGTCCTTTGTTTTCTAGGCATATCTGATGCGTAATGCTGGAGCCGTCATCCACAGTCATGGGATGGAATCATGTATTGTGACAATGATTGATCCATTATCCAAAGAGTTTCGAGTAAATTTTTGAACTTTGCTTGTCATAGTTGAGGATGAAAAGCTCTTAACCCCTCTCTTAGCTCAACCTTCCCCTTTGGTGTGGTTTATTCGATGTGTATGGAATCTATGGATATTTaagatttttacattttttccttccttttctttacAGTCAGCATGAGGGTGGCTATTGGGTTGAGTTATTTCTTTGAGTGATCCTGTGGAGAATCTTCCAGACTTGCTATCCTGTTGCAGAGATATGTGGCATGAATTTTCTAAATTGATGGTGTGAATTTTATGTAGATAAGTGGAGGCAATgcatgaaaattgaattatgacaTGGGAGCAAATATGACATGTAGCTGAGAATATTTACTTGAAGGATCTTTATATTGGTTGTTGTTAGGCCTTTAGCTCAATAAGCTATTGTGCATTGTGAGTCCATTATCTGATAGCTTAAGCTTTTGGGTTAGATTGGTAGCCAAACATAAGGAGGTACAGGGTTGGGGTAAGGATTATGGGCACAGTTTTGTACTTGAGAAATGAAAATGTAGCCTATATAGGAAATAGAAAGAGACAAAGGATGCCCGAATCTCGTATTAAAAAGGGAAATAGTGTACTGGAAATCAGTCTAAATAGACTAAATGGATGAAAGAGAAACATAATAGCAGTCAATGTTGAAAAAGCTAGGGTACTACTAGAAAGTGTTAAAAGAATCTTAATGACTGAGACATGTTACATGATTACAATGAAACATTGGAGATTCACTTTTCAGGGTCTATCAGAAAAGAAGTATCTCCCACAGACAAATTtgcattttagatttttttcctGTAGTATATGAAAGTTCTCTTGAAAAACAGAAATTTGTATGcagtgttttcattttttttttaaaggataagTTTCCTGATGGTTGTGGTCTATGAGATGCTAAAACTGGGATGATGGCTATGTTGTTGTGATGGGCTGTTCATTTGGTCTCAAataatatgtttataattttttacacTTTCTAGAATGTATAATAGTTCTGTTTTGGTTCTCTGATATCTTTTAATTTGcttgaattttttatgtttttgtgcAAAATTACAGATCACTCATATGGAAATGATAAAAGGAATTCAAGGACATGGTTATTATGATGAGCTTGTGGTCCCAATCATAGAGAACACTGCCCATGAAAGGGAGCTCACAGATGCCCTTGCTGAAGCTGTatgtcctctctctctctctctctctctctctctctctctctcttttttcatgATGTATGTATTTTTTGTGTTGATACTTTGAGATTTGACCTTGAGCACTCAATCACACATGATGTTGTGAGAGGAGTAATTAAGTGTTTTAAAAACAGTAGGTGTATGGTTCATAATTTGTATATGTGCAAAATGATTGCATGCTTTCATGTGTAATTTTTCATGTTACTTAGTCATTTTATGACTGATTGATACACACAGCGTATCGTGCCTCTCCATGTGTGTTTTGAGTCATTGGAAGtttttttcctatttcaaaGTTCTGGTAGAGCTTTCACATCTAAAAGGTGATTTAGATGTGGAACTATGGTTGTTGCAAGAGAAACTTTCATTGTCTCCTAGCTATTAAGAATGTTTGTGCAGATCCTGGATGAATAGCTTTCTGTTGATCACTGTTGCATGAAGTTGGGATGACATAAGATCTTCCattctttcattattttattatgtagAATATTtcctgtcacgccccaagacccactccaagggcgtgacggtcatttcacacctcaaacccgaaggcttaaagtataatctgacccaaacaatcatattgtaactggatgttaccaattaccaaatacctgttcagagtagcagaacaaaatctaaaatcctcaaattcaatttccaaataacttccaaatatcaaatgatccaaatgaacataactaacagttaaaacaaaatccaacataaaatcctaagtcaaattctaatgatgactattcctcagcctagccatcactcctcacccgaactaagagtacctgaaaaattttcaacaattgggaatgagctcacagcccaataaggaatattaatgcaattcatggatcaaatattttcatttcaaataggagatatcatcatttttttttctcatcaaatatcagagttttcaacaatactaatatattcaaaattcaaccaaccattttcatatcaaattcaaacactttcacataaggttcaatcaaatccattcaattttcattactctggttatcaaatatcaaatgcccagttaggtgggacttttcaaatgggtggctagcctcaaattgttcctggtggacggaaccaaacactactagtactagtaacctctaaccaaacccctagaggctggggtccaaatcaattacattcccaccatgaaatgtaaaggtcaactattatatcccgttgacagggccgaatagtcaactattatatcccgttgacaagggccaaataaaccagagtgatgttttttgttcaagtattcaaatttatacaacataatatctccatattttgtgtcatcaataaaacaaaatatttcaacataatatttagtgcaaaacaatttgatccatgcatggtaacaaaatatcattttcttttccacaattcaaaagaacatataaaataatttaattttataaatattgcattaacttcccttacctcaaaatatgcaaagaccttgaaggaaaaataaccctgaaatgTCTACttctcacctaacacaataaaaataccactattactatttacctcaaaatataaatctgataatcctaaaatttctaaatgttaagattaatatttttttattaacaaagtaataatttaattactctattccttatttaattataattaataaattcccaatttgtttctaataacacattactaatttaattaaattacaattttatttcattataaaattctatatatataatatatatatatatatatatatatatatattgctaaatctctcattctatttattacaaaaaaaaaatcattattactattatcttatttattaatctaaaactaattattattattattattattataattaaacaattcaaaagccaTGACTCTTGGgtacaccaaaccaaaaagtaagttttttttttttttttcagcacaGCACGCGTACGccccttttgtttttgttttgttttgtttttttttttttttttccttccagtGCTGTGGACACGCGGcgttctcttgttttttttttttttttttttttttttttttaataaaattaaccctaacctaaaatcaaaactttccaaggatttttttttttttttctaataaaattcaagatctcctaaattccaacaataaaatcaaaatcttaaatttttattattttgatattaaaacgaatttaaaaaataatctaaccctaatctagatttggggttttccaaaaaaatatatctaatgtgtttgaaattaatcaatgaatctaaaatattaaactaggggttagattcttacctatagagatctgttcttcaaccctgaaatctgactccaacctacgttctctggaattctgcgaacaggaactctattcagaaaagaatggaaagaataaaatttctaatttatacctagggtatttattcgtaaaattacccttttacccctcttcctttttattaaattaattaattaattaatttaatatcattattaagaattcctaaattaccctttaaaagaaaacttgggcgttacattTCCTCAGACTGATTAAATTTCCTCTATGTTTAATAGATTGAAGCCTACCCGAAAACAACAGCTGTCCTTGTTCGCAACCATGGCATATATATATGGGGAGACTCATGGATTCATGCTAAAACTCAGGTTTGTGTTATTTCAAAGAATATTTGTATGAAGTCCATCGAATTAATGTATGTGTCACATTTGTAGTTTTTTTAGGGGtttctttatgttttgttttttctttttagtttatgATCTTTTGCTTGACTTGCTCCCTCAGGCTGAATGCTACCACTATCTCTTTGATGCTGCTATCAAACTTTACCAATTGGGCCTTGACTGGTCTACTCCAGATCATGgtccaattaaaaaatatggtgGCAAAACAAATATGTCTGTGAAGGCAGGGACTGTAAATTCCAATCATGAGACTGAACCATCGAGAGTGAGTtcctgaattttattttttattttttactggAAGTTTTCCTATCCAGTCTCATAACTTCTTCTCTAGTTTCAATGTGAAATCTTACATGGCTTGGTAGATTTTTTATATGGTTCCTTAATGCAGATATATCCTCTGGTCAGAGAATTCTTGGACCTTTAgtgcttttatttttatgcttgaTCCCATTAAAACTGCTCTCCCTTAATTTGTTATGTTTCAGCGTTGCATTGTTCTTGACATTGAAGGGACTACCACTCCTATATCATTTGTGACCGATGTTCTCTTTCCCTTTGCCCGCAATAATGTGAGTAGGCATTTGGCTGCAACATATGAGACTGATGAAACTCAGGATGATATTAAGTTGTTGCGCACTCAGGTAAGATTTTTGTTCATAAGTTTTGTTTCTATGCTGGTAGCCATGAAGTATCCAAACTTGCATGGCTCCATTACTACTTGTCTAAGCCTTACAGGCAACCAAATAAATGGTAATGTGGACCACTTTATATCTGAGTATGCTGTGTGTTTAGCACATGTCCTCTTAAGGGAATCCATGTGTTGCACATTTGATTGACGTGTAAAAGCTGCTTTTATTTCTGTCAAAAGTTGAGAAGTAAATGCTTTTAATATCAATTGGACAGTTCATACTGTCCCTTACCTTTGCTAATTTTATGCAGTTAATGTCtcttttgttttgataaaaatgaaaattagatctgAAGAAGTATGTAGACAAATAGTTAACTAAAAAGGAAAACCACACCACTTTGCAGAAGAAAGGATTactgattaaaataaaaatctaaaagaagACTCTTGAAAATTCTTAAAACCTATAGtatataattctaattatatgATCTACTACATTTTCTACCAAGGCAGCTGCCCACTTCAACAATTGTATGCTTCTTCTTTTGATAGGAATGATATGCATGCTTCTTTCTCTCTAGGTAGCCCCAAAAAGCTGCAAACTGGCACATCTTCTAAAGATT
This window contains:
- the LOC117908754 gene encoding probable bifunctional methylthioribulose-1-phosphate dehydratase/enolase-phosphatase E1 1; this translates as MAAAVLNGLKMAATSQAYLESMPVNDTRKLLSDLCRHFYGLGWVSGTGGSITIKVHDESIPKPQQLIVMSPSGVQKERMVPEDMYVLSPSGCFLSSPSPKPYPNKPPKCSDCAPLFMKAYLMRNAGAVIHSHGMESCIVTMIDPLSKEFRITHMEMIKGIQGHGYYDELVVPIIENTAHERELTDALAEAIEAYPKTTAVLVRNHGIYIWGDSWIHAKTQAECYHYLFDAAIKLYQLGLDWSTPDHGPIKKYGGKTNMSVKAGTVNSNHETEPSRRCIVLDIEGTTTPISFVTDVLFPFARNNVSRHLAATYETDETQDDIKLLRTQVQSDLEQGIVGAVPIPPDDAGKEEVIAALVANVEAMIKADRKITALKQLQGHIWRTGFQNNELEGVVFEDVPEALQNWHASGIKVYIYSSGSRLAQRLLFGYTNYGDLRKYLCGFFDTTVGNKRETKSYVEITESVGVDKPSEILFVTDVYQEAVAAKAAGLEVIISIRPGNGPLPDNHGFKTITSFSDI